caagaacaatattgATTGTTGATGAAACTGGCTTCCATGATGTCTCATTTAGAGCCGGCCTTAAAAATCACCACTTAACAGCATcttagattagagccattaGGAAGGCTTAACAGAGCATATGTAGCAGACGCATCTTAATATCAATTGTTCgaaagagattattgcatattcagAAGAGACATGAATGAGGACCTGATTAGAAGGtgcatccaaacttttgactggttatacacacacacacacacacacacacacacacacacacacacacacacacacacatatatatactataatCACTGATATGGAAATATGGTGCTAATCACCATCTCAATGGCACACAAAGCCATTTAACGTTCAACAGTGATCAGTTATGGTCATTTTGATTAGCTCGGCATGAAAAGCTGGAGCATTTCAGTTTGGTGTAAACTAAAGTATTTTGTACTGTGGCCCGTAAACTGGTTAACtttggttaaatgttttaagcCTCAAGCTCCCACAAGTTTCTGGAATTTAAGCTTATTATTTCTGACAGAACTACTGTAACTACAGgtacatctcaataaattagaatgtaATCGCAAAGTTGATTCATTTCCTTAATTCaaatcaaaaagtgaaactcatgcAGTATATTACATAGATTCACTACACACAGACAtatttcaaatgtttatttcttttaattttgatgattatggcttaaaactaataagaatttaaaaaaattagtatCCCAGAAgattagaatattgtgaaaaagttcaatatcGAAGACTTATGGtgtctaatcagctaattacaAAGGCCTAATGACAAGAAGGATTGAACTCAGTGGGCCATAGGCCTCTTTTCAGGTGAAAGTAaattttccatttcatttggaaatcatgGTCTCTgtgtctggaggaagagagaagaGGTACAGAATCAAGGTTGCTTGATGTCCAGTGTAAAGTTGGCACAATATGTGGTGGTTTGGGAAGCCATGTCATCTGCAGGTGTTGGTCCACtttgttttatcaggtccaaaGTCAGCGCAGCCGCCTACCAGAATGGTTTTAGAGCAATctatgcttccctctgctgaccagctttagggagatgctgatttcattttccagcagaactagtcacctgcccacactgcaaAATGTACCAATACCTGGGTTAAGTACTatggtatccctgtgcttgatggaccAGCAAACTTATCCAACCCAAACCCCATGTAGAATCTATGGGGTACCGTGATAAGGAAAATGCGAAACACCAGGCCCGAAAATGAAGAAGTGCTGAAGGCCAttatcagagcaacctgggctcccataacacctcagcagtgccacagattGATCCTCCATGCCATGCAGCATTGCTTAAGTattgtaattcatgcaaagtaATCCCCAACCAAGTATTGAgagctgtacatgttcatatttttcagtagtccaacatttctgttaaaaatcttcttttttttttttcaagaaaataaacacttgaaatatatcagcctgtgtgtaatgaatcagTATACTATATAAGTTTCACTATTTGAATTGAGTTATggaaataaatcacattttagATGATATTCAAATTTATTGAGATCACCTGTATGTGGTTATGAAAATAGTCCATTTACATAAGCTTTCACTttgcactttgtgtgtgttgttaaaaacaaaagaaaagaaaatgtgtgttgaggggggagaaaaaaagaaaagaaaatgtctaggataaaaagaaaagaaataatatttttgaaaacaaaactttaatttgtattgttttCATTGAAACAAGATTAAGATTTATATTTTAGAAGAAGTCTTATTTCTTGAACAGGTAGGGTTTTCCCCAAAATTACACACAAGCATTCCCCCAGGCTGTTACCACTTCGCTATTTCCTCAGCCTGCATTGCAGTGCAtaacacataacacacaaaACCGCACTCTTCTTCCAGTGCTTAACATCTCACGCCACTCACACATACCAATTCAGACCCTTTGTCATGACACTTGCAATGAAACTCTGGTGCATCCAACTCTTATCATTGATGATTCTGCAACTTATAGTCCACCTGTGTCTAATTAAATTCCTTGGATATTCTATAATTAGGAAAGGCACATACCTCTCTATATAAGATGTCACCATAAATTGTGTATGTCAGAGTGAAGCCAAAGCCATATGGTCGAgggaattaattttttattaaagggtATATTATCGTTAAATCGTCTGAAAGTTTTCCAGTGGCACTGTAGGTGTACAAAATATCAAAAGTGTTCATAAATCCACTGACAGGTTCAGTGCCCCATCCAGGGTTCAGTTTACTCTTAGTTACAGGTTATCCATGTATGCCCAGGCTTTTTTGGGTTCTCCAGTGAATGGTGCTTTGTTATGATCTGGTGCCCCGTTGACCGTGTATTCCCATCTTGAACTTAACCTAGTTTTACTGAAGTTATCACTGACGGTCTAATAATCTATTTGTATATGCTTGTAAAAAATCCaaacagaaaacacatttatattcatTAAGCAGTGTctgatataaatttttttgaaaattgaaaaaattgattttttttaaacaaattactaCTGTAGGATCATCTTTGAATTATTTGTCTATAGGATTATTTGAATAACCATCCAGGTGCACCTGCTTTACTACTGCACTCACTCAGAACTCCACTATTATGTAAGAGCAAGCAATTAATAAGTTCCATGAAAAtgcaagtctttttatttaattgttaagCGGTATCATTTTTGCCCTGTTAATAGTAATtaaaccgtaaaaaaaaaaaaaaactttgtaaaagaaaaaaaacaaaacaacaacaaaaaaaaattgtatatacatttatacaactTGTAAATGGCAATGTATCCTGATAATACTTAATGGAGATTTATTAAGTTTTATGTTATGTATGTCTTATCGGTAAATTAAACAAGCAGGTGCAGAAGTGCAGAGCAAGTTTGATAAGAGTCACTAACACTCATTTATGCATACACAGTCAGTTGCTCAATTCATGATGTTGACCCTCCTTCCTCTCTATCTAGTGTACCTTGACCAACTTCTGAAAGTGGGGTGAACATCAGGGGTGTGCTTACAGTACATGAGCATGGGGGAGTATTTGCAGATGAGTCTGGGTGTTCCCACCTACTCTCTGTGCGCCTGTTTGATTTGTCTAAACAGTTGCTCATCTGACAGCCCTCTCTTACTCTGGATATAAAAGGTGGAGAGTTACAGGGTCTTTGGTACCTCCTCCAGCTGAGCTGTGTCTGCAGTGGAACCAGAGGATCCTCTTAACCATGAGGCTACTCATCCAGACCTTCACCATCTGCCTGGCCCTCTCTCTTTGCTTGGCAGTTCCCACGTGAGTGCTGCCTCTTTACACTGCAGAGAATTTTTTGCTATTCAACTCATCGATGTGAAtctctttattttaaacttaataacTTAATGTTATCTTCTAACTTCTTATCTTCTTCCCTGTTCCTCTGATCCTCAGGCATCATCATGAGCCTGGTAATGGTGAGTTAATGTCAGCCACACAGAAAACCTCATGAGAAGAATTTGTAATATATCAATAGATAAGGGACTTAAATAAAAGCCATTAAAATAAGAGACTTCTGTTTGATTTAGATGAACAGGTAGCTCATGGTCCTGGCCATAACAACAATGATCATGGCCATAACAACAATGATCATGGTCATAACAACAATGATCATGGCCATAAAGACAGCCATCACTTTGACCGCTGCAAGGAATTAGTGTTTGATGCTGCGATTGAGAGCAATGAAGGAATTTACTACTTCTTCAAGGGTGAGTAAAAATTGTTTTGGATTTCAGATATTCAATAGGTTATTAAAAATTGCTTAAAATTGGGAACAGAGGGAAGAAATTATATTTGCAatgtcttcttgtttttttatatatataactagTGCTTGCTATCAACTGTAAACCAATAAAAGCTTAGGTTTTGGTCTCTGTGAATGGCTGACCTCTGATCACTAGTGCTTGCTTTCAGATGATCATGTGTTTAAGGGGTTCCATGGTGAGGGTGAGCTTACAAATAAGACCTTCCCTGAACTGGATGACCATCTGGTGGGACACGTGGACGCAGCATTCCGCATGCCATCTGAGGACAGTCCTGACCACCATGAGCAcgtgtttttctttctggtaCATTATAGTGACTTGCAGTTTATAGCTGTTTCTTATATGTGGTTTAATGAATGTTAATATTAAAACTTCAATTGAAACGAACACTTTTTGTGTCTCCCAATGTAGGATAACAAGGTTTTTAGCTATGAAAATCACAAGCTGAATGATGGATATCCCAAAGACATCGCTGAGGTGTTCCCTGGTATTCCAGACCATTTGGATGCTGCAGTTGAGTGCCACAAGCCTGACTGCCCCAAAAACACTGTAATCTTTTTCAAGGGTATGCCATTTAACtgctttgcattttatttatgtattaagtTTGTCaagtatttataattttatatacattaactATTACATATATTCCTATATACTCCAGGTCATGAAATCTACCACTTTGACATTGACAGCAAGGAGGTACATCATAAGGAATTCCAAAGCATGCCCAACTGCTCTGCTGCCTTCCACTATACGGGACACTATTACTGCCTCCATGGCCATCATTTCTCTAAATTCAACCCCAATACTGGGGAGGTTCATGGAAGATATCCAAAGGAGGCTCGTGACTACTTCATGAGTTGTCCTCATTATGGTATGTGAAAAGCATGCAGATGAATGAGTCTGAGTCTAGCAGAAAACATCATTGAATTTGAGGGTGCTTTCAATGTATGATATCTTTGTGTATTAGGTGATAAGACTGAGAAAGAACACATCGAGAGAGAACAGTGCAGCCATGTGCACCTGGATGCCATCACTGAAGACGATGATCATGATCTGTTTGCTTTCCGAGGTTGGTGGGTGCAGTACACAGTAATACTTACAGTAGCTAACATACTGGAGGTACTGTAAAACCTCAAACTATTGTGTTGCAGTAAACAGGCAAATAGGCCAAACCACATTTTGGTGGAAGTGTTTTCAAATTGTTTACTTATTCTCTTTTACCAGGCCACTACTATCTTAGTAGAATTGATGGAAAAACTCATGCTGGCACTATTGAGAGCGGCTTTAAAGATCTGCATGCTAACATTGATGCTGCCTTTGCCCATGATGAGCACATACACATTATTAAGGTAAGTCCTaataaaatcaaacatttttaacatcctGTCTTACAGAAGTACTTGTAACtggtataataaaattatgattaCCCTTTGGTACATGTTGGCTCCTTTCAGGATGACAAAATGTATGTCTATAATATATCACACACACCTGGAGAGCCTCACCATCTCAGAGAAGGGTACCCCAAAACTGTGAAGGATGAACTGGGACTTGAGGGTCATATAGATGCTACCTTCATTTGTCCTAAAGATCACATTGTTCATGTCATCCAAGGTAGAAAGCACGAATACAATACTAACatgaaatgatttattattttttcatttgtctgattatttgatttgattgctTTCTTTGTGGGCTTTTATATGATCTACAGGAAATAACATATATGATGTGGACTTGAATGCACATCCACCAACCCATACAGAGGCAAAACCTATCCCATTTAAGCATGTTGATACTGCTATGTGTGGAGACAATGGTGTGATAGTAGTGGTTGATGATGATTACTATCACTATGCATCACCCATGATATTCCTTGCTGCCAGGATACAGCCTCCTAAGCAAGATGTGGCAACGGGTCTGCTTGGCTGTCCTTATTATGGTATGTGAAAAGCATGACGAGGAACGAATCTAGCAGAAAACATCATTTGATTTCAGTGTGTTTTTCAATGACAATATTCTTATGTATTAGATGGTAAGACTGAGGCAGAACACATTAAGAGAGAACAGTGCAGCCATATGCACCTAGATGCCATCACTGAAGACGATGATCATGATCTGTTTGCTTTCCGAGGTTAGTGGGTGCAGTACACTATAATGCTTATAACAGCAGTACGGTAAAATCTCAAACTATTGTGTTTTAGTCAACAGGCAACTTGGCCAAACTACATTTTGATTGAagctttcttgattttttttattattctcatttatcagGACACTACTATCTTAGTAAAATCGAAGATAATTATCATGCTGGCCTTATAGAGAGTGGCTTTAAAGATCTGCATGATGATATTGATGCTGCCTTTGCCCATGATGAGCACATACACATTATTAACGTAAGTGCTAATAAAATcagacattttcaacattttgtctaAGTAAAATACTTGTAActggtataaaaaaataaataatatcctTTGGTACATATTGGTTCCTTGCAGAATGACAAAGTATATGTCTATAATATATCACACACACCTGGAGAGCCTCACCATCTCAGAGAAGGGTACCCCAAAACTGTGAAGGATGAACTGGGACTTGAGGGTCATATAGACGCTACCTTTATTTGCCCTAAAGATCACATTGTTCATGTCATCCAAGGTAGTAAAGCAACAACACTATTATGAAATGATTTCATAGTTTTTCAAGTGTCTAACCTTTGCTGTCTTTATATGATTTACAGGAAATAATATATATGATGTGGACTTGAATGCACATCCACCAACCCATACAGAGGCAAAACCTATCCCATTTAAGCATGTACATACTGCTACGTGTGGAGACCATGGTGTGAAAGTAGTGGTTGATGATGATTACTACGAATATGAATCACCCATGGCATTTGTTGCTGCCAAGATCGCGCCTGAGAAGAAAAGTGTGCCCAAAGACCTGCTTGGCTGTACCCCTGAAGCGTAAAGGACAGAAAGAAGATAGCGCCACATCTAAAGGAAGAGCACACAATTTCCATCATCTGAATCATGCAAGGCTGTAGTGACGTTCCTCTGACATTTGTCACGGCCTCAAATGTATGGCCTCAAATGTATTTTCCTACCTCTGGTGCTCCGATTAACTAAGCCTGACTTTTACTCCACAAACTGCAAATTGAGCTATGTTTCTTTATTTGTCACTGTGCAGTGTGTCATTCCAAATAGCTATTATGTGCAACAAGGCTATTACTGTATGTCTCTGTCAGTGCTGTCTGTAAACATAGAGAACCACCTGTGCACTTTGTGGCTgataaataaactaaagaaaacattttagttttattgttattattattcatttattcttattGATGATTTATTCCATATGGCATGACaaagcttttgactttttgaTAAAATTTGTACATATGTAGAGATGAGTAATGATAGAACATAATGCTTAAACTACATTgataattgcaatacatttttaaaagataagtaATAAGCAGACTAATAAGTAATTCACCTTAActttatttgcaaataaaaattcaatacttttaacataaaaaagtaatcaaataAGCATATAATAACAGTAACATGCTTTTAGGTCATTAACATGTAATTCATGGAGAGACCCAGAGACAGAGTTTCAGCAGACACAAGCTGTTTGGATGTGTATCCGTCTGGACATAGGCTATAGGTAATGTTATATAAGGAATCAATATGCGCAATGAGTGAGCTCTCatcatattataaaaccttacacatATGGATTTATTTCATGGAGGATGCATGACCATATCACACCGTCTGGCTGTGGAGATCAGCATTCATTCAGCCACAAATACATTATTGAGTTCACACACTAATGTTATTTCGAATGAAGAGAAATAGTAATATTACACCAtagcaaatattaaaaaaaattcaaatcatTCAAATGTGAAAAGCATTTTTAGATGTTCAGGGAGCCAAATAATTTTAGCTTGTGCTAATTGTAAGCAAGGTTAAATTGATTACCCAGACCCAAAAGGTGGAGAACCCTACTTCTTTTATACTATCCTATTTAAAGTCTTTGTTataaggtggtatcaaaaagttttgagactagtTTTATAACATGCCAACAGGTGGCAGCACAGTCACAGGGTGCAGCAACcctcataagtcagtgtgccaaaagatagtatcctgtgtacatcaggagctgtgcaactggtgctattctgaccacatGCATTACCAcatctgctatttcatcatgaaCAGGACGTTAGAACaaaaagtaaacatgaaattCAGTGTGAAATGTTTACAGTAATGCTGCAATTTGTTTCAGGTGTTTTAAGTGAAACTTGCATTTCAAGAGCagaaagaacatcactggaagatgaCAAAAGACCAGAAAGACCTTCAATATGCTTAACTcactaaaaatgtcaaaatcatttggcaacttgtgcatgatgattgtcCAAGAACAATCCACAAAATTTCTGATATTGCCGGTATATTATAcggaacagtccaggcaatcctcagtaaacagtaaacagtaaggAGCATCGTCTGTAAGGACTTGGAGGGAAACAACATTTGAATGGAAAAAGTTACAGAGCAATAGCGATCACATTTAACAAACCATGTTATGAGACActgttttattacttattattaaattacttttattacttattacttatctaataattttacattatcaaaacctgaagGACAGTGCTAAACCAttcacaggggaaaaaaatgtagtcagaaaaaagaaaaaatcaagaAATACCATAATCAGACATCAGTTAAATTTTTGGTAAAGTTgcagcataaataaaaataattaatagcaTAGACCAAA
The DNA window shown above is from Clarias gariepinus isolate MV-2021 ecotype Netherlands chromosome 5, CGAR_prim_01v2, whole genome shotgun sequence and carries:
- the hpxa gene encoding hemopexin — encoded protein: MRLLIQTFTICLALSLCLAVPTHHHEPGNDEQVAHGPGHNNNDHGHNNNDHGHNNNDHGHKDSHHFDRCKELVFDAAIESNEGIYYFFKDDHVFKGFHGEGELTNKTFPELDDHLVGHVDAAFRMPSEDSPDHHEHVFFFLDNKVFSYENHKLNDGYPKDIAEVFPGIPDHLDAAVECHKPDCPKNTVIFFKGHEIYHFDIDSKEVHHKEFQSMPNCSAAFHYTGHYYCLHGHHFSKFNPNTGEVHGRYPKEARDYFMSCPHYGDKTEKEHIEREQCSHVHLDAITEDDDHDLFAFRGHYYLSRIDGKTHAGTIESGFKDLHANIDAAFAHDEHIHIIKDDKMYVYNISHTPGEPHHLREGYPKTVKDELGLEGHIDATFICPKDHIVHVIQGNNIYDVDLNAHPPTHTEAKPIPFKHVDTAMCGDNGVIVVVDDDYYHYASPMIFLAARIQPPKQDVATGLLGCPYYDGKTEAEHIKREQCSHMHLDAITEDDDHDLFAFRGHYYLSKIEDNYHAGLIESGFKDLHDDIDAAFAHDEHIHIINNDKVYVYNISHTPGEPHHLREGYPKTVKDELGLEGHIDATFICPKDHIVHVIQGNNIYDVDLNAHPPTHTEAKPIPFKHVHTATCGDHGVKVVVDDDYYEYESPMAFVAAKIAPEKKSVPKDLLGCTPEA